A genomic segment from Polyangium mundeleinium encodes:
- a CDS encoding HAD family hydrolase, translated as MSPRPQLIFFDVMDTLVRDPFHDVMPSFLGMSLPELLQRKHPTAWVDFELGRIDEPTFLARFLPGRSFDAEGFCKVVRESYHLLPGIRDLLQDLRQTAPGVRLYALSNYPPWYRWIAERCDLDELLDGAFLSYETGARKPDPAAYLVPCKRLGEEPAQALFIDDRAKNCEGARAIGMQAIVFNSANQLREELAQRGLVAG; from the coding sequence GTGTCCCCAAGGCCGCAGCTCATCTTCTTCGACGTCATGGACACCCTCGTCCGCGACCCCTTCCACGACGTCATGCCTTCGTTCCTCGGGATGAGCCTGCCCGAGCTGCTCCAGCGCAAGCACCCCACAGCCTGGGTCGACTTCGAACTCGGGCGTATCGACGAGCCCACCTTCCTCGCCCGCTTCCTGCCCGGCCGCTCCTTCGACGCCGAAGGCTTCTGCAAAGTCGTACGCGAGAGCTACCACCTCCTGCCCGGCATCCGCGACCTGCTCCAAGACCTGCGCCAAACCGCGCCCGGCGTGCGTCTCTACGCCCTCTCGAACTACCCGCCCTGGTACCGCTGGATCGCCGAGCGCTGCGACCTCGACGAGCTGCTCGACGGCGCCTTCCTCTCCTACGAAACCGGCGCGCGCAAACCCGACCCCGCGGCCTACCTCGTCCCCTGCAAGCGCCTCGGCGAAGAGCCCGCACAAGCCCTCTTCATCGACGACCGCGCCAAAAACTGCGAAGGCGCCCGCGCCATCGGCATGCAGGCGATCGTGTTCAACAGCGCCAACCAGCTCCGCGAAGAACTCGCGCAGCGAGGGCTTGTCGCAGGCTAG